The following is a genomic window from Bacillus carboniphilus.
GCCAGCGTCCCGAAAATGAGTGTTAAGAGAAGGGAAGCGCCAATCACAAACCCTAACACTAAGGACTGTTGCCATATAGCTGCAACGCCAAAAATCAAAATTCCACAAGTAATTCCAATCATGAGTCCTACTTTACTTTCTCTCCATATTAACTTTAGAATTTGATTCGCCTCTAATTTAGTAGAAGATAACCCGCGAATAACCACAGCGAGTGACTGTGTACCTGTGTTCCCCGTCATACCCGCAATCATTGGCATAAAAAAAGCTAAAGCCACTACTTGATCTAATGTATTTTGAAAAGTACTAATTATACTACCTGATATTAGTCCTATGAATAATAAGAGTACTAGCCAAGGTAATCTTCGAAAAGAAGCTACCGTTGCGGGTGTGTCAAAGGTAATATCTTTACCTGTCGCAGCGAATTTTTCATAATCTTCATTGGCCTCTTTAATGAAGACGTCGATAATGTCATCAACTGTTACAATACCGACTAATTCTTTGTTGTCATCGACAATCGGAATGGCTAAAAAGTCGTAGCGTTCAAACAGGCCTGCGAGCTCTTCCTGATCCATGTATACATTAGCCGAAATTACCCGACTAAACATAATAGACGCGACCTTGTCTTCTGGATTACTTAATATTAAATCACGATAGGAGAGCACTCCTTTTAGCCGCCGACTTTCATCAATCACATAGAAATAGTTAATATTCTCAGCAATTTCAAGGAAACTGCGTAATTTTTGAATAGCTTGTTCAACTGTCGAATCATCTTTAATCCAGACATAGCGGTTATTCATCAAACGTCCAGCTGAGTCTGGAGGGTAGTCAATGATCGACTGGACAACCTCGACTTCATGCTTTTCCATAATAGAGAGGTAATATTGACGAGTCTCTTCATCAAATCCTTCTAAAATAAAGGCGAGGTCATCGTTTTCCATTTTGCGTAAAACTTGTTGAAGCAATGAACGCTTCATGAGCTGCAGAGCGATGGTTTGCAACGGCTTTTCTAGTTCTACAATCAATGCAGAAATGAGGTCTACCGGGAGTGAATTGATGAAATTCGGGTGATGTTTCCTTGGGATAGCCTGGTAAAGTTGAGCAATATCATAGGGCTGCAGCTCTTCTATAATCTTATTAAACTCTGTTTTTTTTCTTTCTTTTAAGAGTCTAATAGTTTTCAAAACCAATTCGTCGATGTAGTGTTCTGTCACATGGTTTCCCCCTCCTGAATCTGGGGACTATGTGCAGCAAAGAGTGGTCGTCCCCAGACTACTATTTAGTTTTGGCCTTCTCGATTCTCCGGGTCCTTCCATTCTTTTACTCACCTCCGTAATAATAAAAAAGTACACCTCGAATAAAGGTGTACGTGTTGAACCCAATCACTAGACCTTCATTCGTAGAGCTTTAGCACTGAACGGCATAGGCAACAATGTTGCCAGCTACATTAAAAACCACCTTATGTCGATGGTTCCTGTTGACCCATTGGCGTCTTTGGACGTTTTTGGGCAGCAGCATATCTCCGGACAGGAGCCTCACCTAACGAAGTATTTAATTTCTATTTGAGATTAGTAGAAAAATCCCTAAATGTCAACCATTTTACATACATTTTGTGAGGCGTGAGGTCTACATATATATGTATTCAATTATCTGTAAAAAGTGTGCTAGACTTCTGCCTAAAAATGTTAAAATGAGGGTAAAGGGGGACCTTCCATTCATTATGTGTGAACAAATTCTTTTACAATACCAAGATGATTTACATAGATACTGTCGTTCGCTAACAGGGACTCCTTGGGATGCGGAGGACCTATATCAAGAAACACTTGTTAAAGGAATGAAGAACTCAAATATATTGACACAACACCCTGCCCCTAAAGCCTATTTATTTCGTGTCGCTTCCAATGCTTGGATTGATGAATGTAGAAGGCGAAAGGCAGACGTAGGGTTGCCGGTTGGGTATGAGACAGCAGACACTTTAATTTTAGTGGACCCACTAGAAGTGAAGGAATCAGTAGAAAAATTGGCAGCACAGTTACCACCATTTCAAGCGGTCATCTTTTTATTGGTAGATGTGTTTTTATACTCGACCAGAGAGGTAGGAGAGATGCTAGACAAAACGGAAGGTGCCGTAAAAGCGGCCTTACACAGAGGGAGACAGCGTCTGGCCACTGGAGAACATCCATTGAGAAAAAGAGATAGGTTGGAACCTGCAGAACAGTTGAATTTAATCCAGCAATTCCTCAAAGCCTTTCGGAATCAAAAACCAGAATTGATTGCTCGGGCATACCGACAATTAACAGAAGTCGGTTTACGTGCAGAGCGTTATTTTTCTGGAGGAACATATTATTTTACCTTCTATGATCCAGAGGGAAATGCATTTTCTGTGATAGCTGAATAAAAAATTTCTAATTTAAGCGTACCTAATTAGTAGATTCATCCGTGTATAGGGTGAAAACAACTTTTAAGGGGAGAAAAAAGGATGAAAATCAAGAACAGAATTAACACATGCTTTATTCATTTAAAGGATTTAGAAAAGGCTAAGGAATGGTACAAGATGGTATTCCCATTTGAAATTGAATCAGAAAAAGAAGGGGACTATGTTTCATTTAAAATGGAAGGGACAGGCCTAGTATTACTTCAAACTCATCATAAGGAGATCACTCCTTTACCTTATTCTGTTTTCTTTTTTGAAACAAACGATGTGGATGGGGTTTTTCAGGAACTTCAGGAAAAGGGAGTAAAGACCGACCCCATTACATCTTACGGTGAAGGTATGAGGGGTTGTAGCGTTTATGACCCAGAAGGAAATATTCTACTAATTTGTACACCGCCTGTTGAATAGTTAATAGGGATGGCCTGTTTAAAGAACCAGGCCATCTTTTTATAATTATTGAGCAGTATACCCAACGTCTACCAATAGGTTTGTACCCGTCGTAAAGTCATTTTTACTTAAATAGAAAATCACAATTTCATCATAAAATAGAGGCCCAATTACATATTGGAATTGATTAAATGAGCAAAAGAGGAAGGCATTAACATTGATTTTTAGGAGGACAAGGTATATTATATATATACAAGCTGCATTGCTCGTAAGTCTACGTAAAGTTTTAACCTTTAAACTTATATAGGGAGTTTAACATTGAAACCGAAATGACATGTTTCTGTCTACATGACATGGAAAACAGGCAGGAAGGTTTCTGCGAACACCCACTTTGAGGAGTGGTGGTTTAAAACTTTCTTATTTGAGAATACGGCAAAGGCGGCTCTAATAATTGCTTATTCAAACCAGTTCCGGTAGGGGGAACTGGTTTTTTGTTTTTATAAATTTGCAGATGAGGAGCGGGGGCTGGTGTGGCGCACTCAAATCGGAAAACTCGCACTCATTTGGTACAAATGTGCACTCAAACGTTTGTTTTTCGCACTCAAACGTAATATCGCACTTAAAACTAAATT
Proteins encoded in this region:
- the mgtE gene encoding magnesium transporter, whose translation is MTEHYIDELVLKTIRLLKERKKTEFNKIIEELQPYDIAQLYQAIPRKHHPNFINSLPVDLISALIVELEKPLQTIALQLMKRSLLQQVLRKMENDDLAFILEGFDEETRQYYLSIMEKHEVEVVQSIIDYPPDSAGRLMNNRYVWIKDDSTVEQAIQKLRSFLEIAENINYFYVIDESRRLKGVLSYRDLILSNPEDKVASIMFSRVISANVYMDQEELAGLFERYDFLAIPIVDDNKELVGIVTVDDIIDVFIKEANEDYEKFAATGKDITFDTPATVASFRRLPWLVLLLFIGLISGSIISTFQNTLDQVVALAFFMPMIAGMTGNTGTQSLAVVIRGLSSTKLEANQILKLIWRESKVGLMIGITCGILIFGVAAIWQQSLVLGFVIGASLLLTLIFGTLAGTIIPILLYKINIDPAIASGPLITTINDILSLFIYFGLATFFLTSLL
- a CDS encoding RNA polymerase sigma factor; this translates as MCEQILLQYQDDLHRYCRSLTGTPWDAEDLYQETLVKGMKNSNILTQHPAPKAYLFRVASNAWIDECRRRKADVGLPVGYETADTLILVDPLEVKESVEKLAAQLPPFQAVIFLLVDVFLYSTREVGEMLDKTEGAVKAALHRGRQRLATGEHPLRKRDRLEPAEQLNLIQQFLKAFRNQKPELIARAYRQLTEVGLRAERYFSGGTYYFTFYDPEGNAFSVIAE
- a CDS encoding VOC family protein yields the protein MKIKNRINTCFIHLKDLEKAKEWYKMVFPFEIESEKEGDYVSFKMEGTGLVLLQTHHKEITPLPYSVFFFETNDVDGVFQELQEKGVKTDPITSYGEGMRGCSVYDPEGNILLICTPPVE